In the genome of Chiroxiphia lanceolata isolate bChiLan1 chromosome 17, bChiLan1.pri, whole genome shotgun sequence, one region contains:
- the SYCP2 gene encoding synaptonemal complex protein 2 isoform X1: protein MTARSEMQLEKLIDEATRKKDSQLLEKFLATENSENVSYKGSKQFVNKLDKLLCRELDKQEVKSVSTLLNVIQKCGEKISIAGEDGLPALMKYGLVGRMVNWFEKLKGILVLRGNERNEMLTSLAEDFFNVLLAVCESRPEGKMQILENFVLRTCSLITDVRISIYVQQEVVRKLNLMLDNIPREAKKKLFSTKEMLLVMSEMGRRILDAGDYDMQVAITEALCRMISEKQRAELASQWFSMEFVSNAFKGIKDSEFETDCRKFLNQVNGMLGDKRRVFTYPCLAAALDKYELQFPLDENLEEFWIDFNVGSKSISFYVAADDAGQQWETVIIPEEEVNMYSLEEKDSKKLLTIDLKSPMNVGNLEGEKFSLYFNSILEIKDVTRKIYGFNKCKEGSKKQTASVAKTAVHVLFDESGSQVMVPESQLSPGLKEKSEREEKVSKKKTQQLPESLRTQNKNNSQEKCRGDSSKITPSRTRKMSEASVIVPGTTRTSTRSPLTFVSTSTPFKGRFKLPLEMTSSTKRSDSSATNETRTKISYQDSTGRWQRLTLDDEFFETEQIRRLNTRNEAKAHEKQKCAEEVLKFIQEATEEQTLDEVFDIVPDSQPVGKSNKPLLPGLMESSFDRTETWKKRTSPLPEKSGTTGDKQKPNPSVARPSHPARVADTSLHSELAKEEPEILLRKEPANSKPSKPKPKSKEISEAAKSLISKISDRYKDKSDEKSKARDSLGLNRTYLNKSWNSKEEVQDRILKTTSFLNITAGHIMDDVYNFKLSGFDEPTIKLGVQELHVTELSVHTETTKKGNAVVSKSSTELKGTKKARNNQDKKHLFSDSDTENRGDDSKTEISWLQESKRKPKPQIVNYSRNKKLGKPISTDKSYVVTPDESPEAAFHMEKPKGKNAKKKKVDVNKCKKQNSRTAEMTEQTSRKKLPRRAAAAKNYKEPSSSESESEGQIPPCTSKEEKSKLQKPLNGAIKDYKQQKAPQVLSVEPKRGENCVQKPPEKSKNPAEQKEMEVPSAESPASLETMRCAEGLSEGNVTPEHTSSERSLGLRESSPENREMLNSKKGITPNDFCPQNKNIHSMCANQSPEAIATKSTFGKKSFSPVLTEASLLSLTTYKTVSGKNSKGAGLETCNSNEGSSFQRCFSDTIPVKGKPKDTTKAATKSKEELSLTTYKPDSGKHAKGAVSETRNNNEDTSFQFCFSDTLSVKGKLQDATKALTKSKEGCEPPSPLSASSGSKAQSSTEEPYDPVNESGPTVQPFLKRRYHSDTESSSEEAQSSKEEENTGRRRISLKPKKLFKTNDAAAYRVSESISTRSLNELSALDGQFWEPGCSTLSICQKLQKEFTKKIENRSRKMDHFNKQTLKAAHQHLTTMSYQLHECRIRQLDKFHFTLVEELENFEKDSQSLKNMEKEFTTFWKKQTSTLSTYMKNEQQRIQVLKTSFEKNIYHSVDYEERIFTSEMHLMKEDIKGIQEKLLKEMKRSCAVFAEDCRPCFDQRLNSEGRFFRFLPELQGAEQRLGWLCWKDVLEGQQRAGEGAKLSLHSSNMVELHQ, encoded by the exons GTAAAATGCAAATACTGGAAAACTTCGTTCTGAGAACATGTTCCCTCATCACTGATGTAAGAATCAGTATTTATGTTCAGCAGGAG GTAgtaagaaaactgaatttaatgCTCGACAACATACCCCGAGAGGccaagaaaaagttattttctacAAAGGAGATGTTACTTGTCAT GAGCGAAATGGGGAGGAGAATTTTGGATGCTGGAG ACTATGACATGCAAGTGGCCATCACAGAAGCTTTGTGCAGAATGATCTCAGAGAAGCAAAGAGCAGAACTGGCCTCCCAGTGGTTTTCCATGGAGTTTGTGTCCAATGCCTTTAAAGGAATTAAAGATTCTGAATTTGAAACA gATTGCAGGAAGTTTCTTAACCAGGTGAATGGCATGCTTGGAGACAAAAGAAg GGTTTTTACATATCCATGTTTAGCAGCAGCTCTTGATAAATATGAG ctcCAGTTCCCACTGGATGAAAATCTGGAGGAATTCTGGATTGATTTCAATGTTGGTAGCAAAAGTATCTCTTTCTATGTGGCAGCAGATGATGCA GGTCAGCAGTGGGAAACAGTGATCATACCAGAAGAAGAGGTGAACATGTACAGCCTTGAAG AAAAAGACTCAAAGAAATTATTGACAATAGATCTCAAAAGCCCAATGAATGTGGGTAATCTGGAAGGAGagaaattttctttgtattttaattccatCTTGGAAATCAAAGACGTAACCAGAAAGATTTATGGATTTAATAAATGTAAG GAGGGGAGTAAGAAGCAAACTGCATCAGTTGCCAAAACAGCTGTACATGTCCTCTTTGATGAAAGTGGATCAcag GTTATGGTACCAGAAAGCCAGTTGTCACcaggtttgaaagaaaaatctgaacgGGAGGAGAAGGTCAGTAAGAAGAAAACTCAGCAACTTCCTGAAAGTTTGAGgactcagaataaaaataacagtcaagaaaaatgcagaggGGATTCCTCCAAG ATCACTCCCTCTCGGACAAGGAAAATGTCTGAAGCCTCTGTGATTGTTCCTGGAACTACAAGAACTTCCACAAGGAGTCCGCTGACCTTTGTTAGCACAT CCACTCCTTTTAAAGGGAGATTTAAATTGCCTCTGGAAATGACGAGCTCCACTAAGAGGTCTGACAGCAGTGCAACAAATGAGACCAGAACAAAGATTTCCTATCAGGACTCTACTGGA AGATGGCAAAGATTGACACTGGATGATGAATTCTTTGAAACAGAACAGATCAGGAGGTTAAATACCAGAAATGAGGCAAAAGCACATGAGAAG CAAAAATGTGCtgaagaagttttaaaatttatacaaGAGGCCACAGAAGAGCAAACTTTAG ATGAAGTGTTTGATATCGTTCCTGATTCTCAGCCAGTTGGGAAAAGCAACAAACCTTT GCTGCCTGGACTTATGGAGAGTTCTTTTGATAGAactgaaacatggaaaaaaagaacatccCCTCTTCCTGAGAAGAGTGGGACCACTGGGGACAAGCAGAAGCCAAATCCATCAGTGGCACGTCCATCCCATCCAG CCAGAGTGGCCGACACGTCTTTGCATTCTGAGCTTGCAAAAGAGGAACCCGAAATTCTCCTCAGAAAAGAACCTGCAAATTCAAAACCATCAAAGCCT AAACCAAAGTCTAAAGAAATCTCAGAGGCAGCCAAATCACTGATCAGTAAAATCAGTGACAGGTACAAAGACAAGAGTGATGAGAAGAGCAAAGCAAGAGACTCCTTGGGTTTGAACAG gacatatttaaataaatcctGGAACTCCAAG GAAGAAGTTCAGGACAGAATCCTGAAAACCACTTCTTTTCTTAATATAACTGCTGGTCATATCAT GGATGATGTCTACAACTTTAAACTCAGTGGGTTTGATGAGCCTACAATAAAGCTTGGA gtCCAAGAATTGCATGTTACTGAACTGAGTGTTCATACAGAGACAACCAAAAAAGG GAATGCAGTCGTCAGTAAATCCAGCACTGAactgaaaggaacaaaaaaa GCTAGAAACAATCAAGACAAGAAGCACCTCTTCAGTGACTCAGACACAGAGAACAGAGGGGATGACAGCAAGACAGAGATTAGTTGGCTACAGGAATCCAAGAGGAAACCTAAACCCCAGATAGTCAATtacagtagaaataaaaaattagggAAACCAATAAGCACAGACAAAA GCTATGTTGTAACACCAGATGAATCCCCTGAAGCTGCTTTCCACATGGAGAAACCTAAAGGCaaaaatgcaaagaagaaaaaggtagaT gtaaacaaatgtaaaaaacaGAACTCAAGAACTGCTGAAATGACAGAACAAACCTCCAGAAAGAAACTGCCTcgaagagcagcagcagcaaaaaattacaaagagcCTTCCAGTTCTGAGTCAGAGAGTGAAGGGCAAATTCCACCATGCACCTCCAAGGAGGAGAAGTCAAAACTGCAG AAACCTCTGAATGGGGCAATCAAGGATTATAAGCAGCAAAAAGCACCCCAGGTTTTATCTGTGGAGCCAAAGAGAGGAGAGAACTGTGTGCAGAAACCACCTGAGAAATCCAAGAATCCTGcagaacagaaggaaatggAGGTGCCTTCAGCTGAGAGTCCTGCATCTCTGGAGACAATGAGAT GTGCTGAAGGACTCTCAGAAGGAAATGTCACTCCAGAGCACACTTCCAGTGAAAGATCTCTTGGTCTTCGGGAGTCATCACCAGAAAACAGGGAGATGTTAAATTCCAAGAAAGGAATCACTCCCAATGATTTCTGTCCCCAAAATAAGAATATTCACAGTATGTGTGCCAATCAGTCCCCTGAGGCAATAGCTACAAAGTCaacatttggaaagaaaagtttctCCCCAGTGTTGACAGAAGCATCTTTG CTCAGCCTAACAACATATAAAACTGTCAGTGGGAAAAATTCCAAGGGAGCTGGATTGGAAACCTGTAACAGTAACGAAGGGTCAAGTTTCCAGCGTTGCTTTTCGGACACAATTCCTGttaaaggaaaaccaaaagatACCACTAAAGCTGCCACCAAAAGCAAAGAAGAG CTCAGCTTAACGACATATAAACCTGACAGTGGAAAACATGCAAAGGGAGCTGTGTCAGAGACAAGGAATAATAATGAAGATACAAGTTTccaattttgcttttcagacacACTTTCTGTTAAAGGAAAACTACAAGATGCCACTAAAGCTCTCACTAAAAGTAAAGAG GGTTGTGAACCACCATCTCCACTGTCTGCTTCCAGTGGGAGTAAAGCACAGTCTTCAACTGAAGAACCTTATGACCCTGTAAATGAGTCAG GACCAACTGTGCAGCCATTCCTGAAACGAAGATACCACAGTGacacagagagcagctctgaggaggcacagagcagcaaagaggaggaaaacacaggaaggaGAAGAATCAGTTTAAAGCccaaaaagttatttaaaacaaatgatgCTGCTGCTTACAGAG TGTCTGAGAGCATCTCCACTCGATCCCTCAATGAGCTCTCTGCTTTGGATGGGCAATTCTGGGAACCTGGGTGTTCAACTCTCAGCATATGTCAGAAGCTCCAAAAAGAATTTACCAAGAAAATTGAG AACCGCTCCCGGAAAATGGatcattttaataaacaaacaTTAAAAGCTGCCCATCAGCATTTGACAACAATGAGTTACCAACTCCACGAGTGCAG GATCAGGCAGCTGgacaaatttcattttactctCGTCGAGGAGCTGGAGAATTTTGAAAAGGATTCTCAGTCcctgaaaaacatggaaaaagaatTCACG acCTTTTGGAAAAAACAGACAAGTACTTTGAGTACTTACATGAAAAATGAGCAGCAGAG AATTCAGGTTCTTAAAACTTCATTTGAAAAGAATATCTACCATTCTGTTGACTATGAAGAACGTATTTTTACCTCAGAG ATGCATCTGATGAAAGAAGACATAAAAGGAATCCAAGAGAAACTTCTAAAAGAAATG AAGAGGAGCTGTGCAGTGTTCGCAGAGGATTGCAGACCCTGTTTCGATCAAAGACTGAATTCTGAGGGGAGATTTTTCAGATTCCTTCCTGAACTTCAAG gagcagagcaaaGGCTGGGCTGGTTGTGCTGGAAGGACGTGCTGGAAggacagcagagagcaggggaaggagcaaagctgtccctgcacagctccaaCATGGTTGAGTTGCATCAGTGA
- the SYCP2 gene encoding synaptonemal complex protein 2 isoform X4, with protein MTARSEMQLEKLIDEATRKKDSQLLEKFLATENSENVSYKGSKQFVNKLDKLLCRELDKQEVKSVSTLLNVIQKCGEKISIAGEDGLPALMKYGLVGRMVNWFEKLKGILVLRGNERNEMLTSLAEDFFNVLLAVCESRPEGKMQILENFVLRTCSLITDVRISIYVQQEVVRKLNLMLDNIPREAKKKLFSTKEMLLVMSEMGRRILDAGDYDMQVAITEALCRMISEKQRAELASQWFSMEFVSNAFKGIKDSEFETDCRKFLNQVNGMLGDKRRVFTYPCLAAALDKYELQFPLDENLEEFWIDFNVGSKSISFYVAADDAGQQWETVIIPEEEVNMYSLEEKDSKKLLTIDLKSPMNVGNLEGEKFSLYFNSILEIKDVTRKIYGFNKCKEGSKKQTASVAKTAVHVLFDESGSQVMVPESQLSPGLKEKSEREEKVSKKKTQQLPESLRTQNKNNSQEKCRGDSSKITPSRTRKMSEASVIVPGTTRTSTRSPLTFVSTSTPFKGRFKLPLEMTSSTKRSDSSATNETRTKISYQDSTGQKCAEEVLKFIQEATEEQTLDEVFDIVPDSQPVGKSNKPLLPGLMESSFDRTETWKKRTSPLPEKSGTTGDKQKPNPSVARPSHPARVADTSLHSELAKEEPEILLRKEPANSKPSKPKPKSKEISEAAKSLISKISDRYKDKSDEKSKARDSLGLNRTYLNKSWNSKEEVQDRILKTTSFLNITAGHIMDDVYNFKLSGFDEPTIKLGVQELHVTELSVHTETTKKGNAVVSKSSTELKGTKKARNNQDKKHLFSDSDTENRGDDSKTEISWLQESKRKPKPQIVNYSRNKKLGKPISTDKSYVVTPDESPEAAFHMEKPKGKNAKKKKVDVNKCKKQNSRTAEMTEQTSRKKLPRRAAAAKNYKEPSSSESESEGQIPPCTSKEEKSKLQKPLNGAIKDYKQQKAPQVLSVEPKRGENCVQKPPEKSKNPAEQKEMEVPSAESPASLETMRCAEGLSEGNVTPEHTSSERSLGLRESSPENREMLNSKKGITPNDFCPQNKNIHSMCANQSPEAIATKSTFGKKSFSPVLTEASLLSLTTYKTVSGKNSKGAGLETCNSNEGSSFQRCFSDTIPVKGKPKDTTKAATKSKEELSLTTYKPDSGKHAKGAVSETRNNNEDTSFQFCFSDTLSVKGKLQDATKALTKSKEGCEPPSPLSASSGSKAQSSTEEPYDPVNESGPTVQPFLKRRYHSDTESSSEEAQSSKEEENTGRRRISLKPKKLFKTNDAAAYRVSESISTRSLNELSALDGQFWEPGCSTLSICQKLQKEFTKKIENRSRKMDHFNKQTLKAAHQHLTTMSYQLHECRIRQLDKFHFTLVEELENFEKDSQSLKNMEKEFTTFWKKQTSTLSTYMKNEQQRIQVLKTSFEKNIYHSVDYEERIFTSEMHLMKEDIKGIQEKLLKEMKRSCAVFAEDCRPCFDQRLNSEGRFFRFLPELQGAEQRLGWLCWKDVLEGQQRAGEGAKLSLHSSNMVELHQ; from the exons GTAAAATGCAAATACTGGAAAACTTCGTTCTGAGAACATGTTCCCTCATCACTGATGTAAGAATCAGTATTTATGTTCAGCAGGAG GTAgtaagaaaactgaatttaatgCTCGACAACATACCCCGAGAGGccaagaaaaagttattttctacAAAGGAGATGTTACTTGTCAT GAGCGAAATGGGGAGGAGAATTTTGGATGCTGGAG ACTATGACATGCAAGTGGCCATCACAGAAGCTTTGTGCAGAATGATCTCAGAGAAGCAAAGAGCAGAACTGGCCTCCCAGTGGTTTTCCATGGAGTTTGTGTCCAATGCCTTTAAAGGAATTAAAGATTCTGAATTTGAAACA gATTGCAGGAAGTTTCTTAACCAGGTGAATGGCATGCTTGGAGACAAAAGAAg GGTTTTTACATATCCATGTTTAGCAGCAGCTCTTGATAAATATGAG ctcCAGTTCCCACTGGATGAAAATCTGGAGGAATTCTGGATTGATTTCAATGTTGGTAGCAAAAGTATCTCTTTCTATGTGGCAGCAGATGATGCA GGTCAGCAGTGGGAAACAGTGATCATACCAGAAGAAGAGGTGAACATGTACAGCCTTGAAG AAAAAGACTCAAAGAAATTATTGACAATAGATCTCAAAAGCCCAATGAATGTGGGTAATCTGGAAGGAGagaaattttctttgtattttaattccatCTTGGAAATCAAAGACGTAACCAGAAAGATTTATGGATTTAATAAATGTAAG GAGGGGAGTAAGAAGCAAACTGCATCAGTTGCCAAAACAGCTGTACATGTCCTCTTTGATGAAAGTGGATCAcag GTTATGGTACCAGAAAGCCAGTTGTCACcaggtttgaaagaaaaatctgaacgGGAGGAGAAGGTCAGTAAGAAGAAAACTCAGCAACTTCCTGAAAGTTTGAGgactcagaataaaaataacagtcaagaaaaatgcagaggGGATTCCTCCAAG ATCACTCCCTCTCGGACAAGGAAAATGTCTGAAGCCTCTGTGATTGTTCCTGGAACTACAAGAACTTCCACAAGGAGTCCGCTGACCTTTGTTAGCACAT CCACTCCTTTTAAAGGGAGATTTAAATTGCCTCTGGAAATGACGAGCTCCACTAAGAGGTCTGACAGCAGTGCAACAAATGAGACCAGAACAAAGATTTCCTATCAGGACTCTACTGGA CAAAAATGTGCtgaagaagttttaaaatttatacaaGAGGCCACAGAAGAGCAAACTTTAG ATGAAGTGTTTGATATCGTTCCTGATTCTCAGCCAGTTGGGAAAAGCAACAAACCTTT GCTGCCTGGACTTATGGAGAGTTCTTTTGATAGAactgaaacatggaaaaaaagaacatccCCTCTTCCTGAGAAGAGTGGGACCACTGGGGACAAGCAGAAGCCAAATCCATCAGTGGCACGTCCATCCCATCCAG CCAGAGTGGCCGACACGTCTTTGCATTCTGAGCTTGCAAAAGAGGAACCCGAAATTCTCCTCAGAAAAGAACCTGCAAATTCAAAACCATCAAAGCCT AAACCAAAGTCTAAAGAAATCTCAGAGGCAGCCAAATCACTGATCAGTAAAATCAGTGACAGGTACAAAGACAAGAGTGATGAGAAGAGCAAAGCAAGAGACTCCTTGGGTTTGAACAG gacatatttaaataaatcctGGAACTCCAAG GAAGAAGTTCAGGACAGAATCCTGAAAACCACTTCTTTTCTTAATATAACTGCTGGTCATATCAT GGATGATGTCTACAACTTTAAACTCAGTGGGTTTGATGAGCCTACAATAAAGCTTGGA gtCCAAGAATTGCATGTTACTGAACTGAGTGTTCATACAGAGACAACCAAAAAAGG GAATGCAGTCGTCAGTAAATCCAGCACTGAactgaaaggaacaaaaaaa GCTAGAAACAATCAAGACAAGAAGCACCTCTTCAGTGACTCAGACACAGAGAACAGAGGGGATGACAGCAAGACAGAGATTAGTTGGCTACAGGAATCCAAGAGGAAACCTAAACCCCAGATAGTCAATtacagtagaaataaaaaattagggAAACCAATAAGCACAGACAAAA GCTATGTTGTAACACCAGATGAATCCCCTGAAGCTGCTTTCCACATGGAGAAACCTAAAGGCaaaaatgcaaagaagaaaaaggtagaT gtaaacaaatgtaaaaaacaGAACTCAAGAACTGCTGAAATGACAGAACAAACCTCCAGAAAGAAACTGCCTcgaagagcagcagcagcaaaaaattacaaagagcCTTCCAGTTCTGAGTCAGAGAGTGAAGGGCAAATTCCACCATGCACCTCCAAGGAGGAGAAGTCAAAACTGCAG AAACCTCTGAATGGGGCAATCAAGGATTATAAGCAGCAAAAAGCACCCCAGGTTTTATCTGTGGAGCCAAAGAGAGGAGAGAACTGTGTGCAGAAACCACCTGAGAAATCCAAGAATCCTGcagaacagaaggaaatggAGGTGCCTTCAGCTGAGAGTCCTGCATCTCTGGAGACAATGAGAT GTGCTGAAGGACTCTCAGAAGGAAATGTCACTCCAGAGCACACTTCCAGTGAAAGATCTCTTGGTCTTCGGGAGTCATCACCAGAAAACAGGGAGATGTTAAATTCCAAGAAAGGAATCACTCCCAATGATTTCTGTCCCCAAAATAAGAATATTCACAGTATGTGTGCCAATCAGTCCCCTGAGGCAATAGCTACAAAGTCaacatttggaaagaaaagtttctCCCCAGTGTTGACAGAAGCATCTTTG CTCAGCCTAACAACATATAAAACTGTCAGTGGGAAAAATTCCAAGGGAGCTGGATTGGAAACCTGTAACAGTAACGAAGGGTCAAGTTTCCAGCGTTGCTTTTCGGACACAATTCCTGttaaaggaaaaccaaaagatACCACTAAAGCTGCCACCAAAAGCAAAGAAGAG CTCAGCTTAACGACATATAAACCTGACAGTGGAAAACATGCAAAGGGAGCTGTGTCAGAGACAAGGAATAATAATGAAGATACAAGTTTccaattttgcttttcagacacACTTTCTGTTAAAGGAAAACTACAAGATGCCACTAAAGCTCTCACTAAAAGTAAAGAG GGTTGTGAACCACCATCTCCACTGTCTGCTTCCAGTGGGAGTAAAGCACAGTCTTCAACTGAAGAACCTTATGACCCTGTAAATGAGTCAG GACCAACTGTGCAGCCATTCCTGAAACGAAGATACCACAGTGacacagagagcagctctgaggaggcacagagcagcaaagaggaggaaaacacaggaaggaGAAGAATCAGTTTAAAGCccaaaaagttatttaaaacaaatgatgCTGCTGCTTACAGAG TGTCTGAGAGCATCTCCACTCGATCCCTCAATGAGCTCTCTGCTTTGGATGGGCAATTCTGGGAACCTGGGTGTTCAACTCTCAGCATATGTCAGAAGCTCCAAAAAGAATTTACCAAGAAAATTGAG AACCGCTCCCGGAAAATGGatcattttaataaacaaacaTTAAAAGCTGCCCATCAGCATTTGACAACAATGAGTTACCAACTCCACGAGTGCAG GATCAGGCAGCTGgacaaatttcattttactctCGTCGAGGAGCTGGAGAATTTTGAAAAGGATTCTCAGTCcctgaaaaacatggaaaaagaatTCACG acCTTTTGGAAAAAACAGACAAGTACTTTGAGTACTTACATGAAAAATGAGCAGCAGAG AATTCAGGTTCTTAAAACTTCATTTGAAAAGAATATCTACCATTCTGTTGACTATGAAGAACGTATTTTTACCTCAGAG ATGCATCTGATGAAAGAAGACATAAAAGGAATCCAAGAGAAACTTCTAAAAGAAATG AAGAGGAGCTGTGCAGTGTTCGCAGAGGATTGCAGACCCTGTTTCGATCAAAGACTGAATTCTGAGGGGAGATTTTTCAGATTCCTTCCTGAACTTCAAG gagcagagcaaaGGCTGGGCTGGTTGTGCTGGAAGGACGTGCTGGAAggacagcagagagcaggggaaggagcaaagctgtccctgcacagctccaaCATGGTTGAGTTGCATCAGTGA